A window of Phoenix dactylifera cultivar Barhee BC4 unplaced genomic scaffold, palm_55x_up_171113_PBpolish2nd_filt_p 000502F, whole genome shotgun sequence contains these coding sequences:
- the LOC103707687 gene encoding uncharacterized protein LOC103707687, translated as MSGGGGGGGGGGGKAEGQYSMSKTSVWWDIENCQVPRACDPHLIAQNIRLALEAMDYRGAVSISAYGDTSKISQTVQQALSSTGISLNHVPAGVKDASDKKILVDMLFWAVDNPPPANYLLISGDRDFSNALHQLRMRRYNILLAQPPNVSQALVAAAKSVWLWKNLLAGGPPLSESPYPSNVLNDNLSGMEASKNNIPDAVQTTQTIDPPAASSHLGNQRNFGNGKADNRYKGKQVRRNASASQASSNTPKTSSNENKLHQSGTEGLMNGTPNNGIPKWTKKQANQASTSMTSSFEVKEGVQLNHPGSSSFLQSSLQKPSSESGYSHQTGTVQVKDAPHEFFRANKPNTSSAPTPDYSTPCPEFPMNNGKYFPNNHQTYHPQPLRPSDLLPPQTNITSGNLSAPNSQKHSSYPPTSWTSGPPSTSPQTWSSGLPYASGPSGNLPDINRLNMSDYPSSVHHNTPSHQQTPEPSMTCVMERPNAPHQGQPFYPDYMHIPPPIPVMNSNASNNARWGTPGCAAPPIEVQGLVGNILRALHILKTEKMAPTEANIADCIHYGDMNMQHFNAKMALDYAVQYQFIVMHKLGGSLPFYIVKNDTLWKCVNVMDGNAKHPRGTWDAVQKFLSSKNGRSALRSSQCRYQAAIMLKHRCLKHLVLGDILQILHIVITVKKWILPHSSGWQPLSFNVSISDTNADGGASTNP; from the exons ATGAGCGGCGGTGGAGGAGGCggtggaggagggggagggaagGCGGAGGGGCAGTACTCAATGTCGAAGACGTCGGTGTGGTGGGACATCGAGAACTGCCAGGTCCCGAGGGCCTGCGATCCTCATCTGATCGCCCAGAACATCAGATTGGCGCTGGAGGCGATGGATTATCGCGGGGCCGTCTCCATCTCGGCCTACGGCGACACCAGCAAGATCTCGCAGACCGTCCAGCAGGCGCTCTCCAGCACCGGGATCTCCCTCAATCACGTCCCTGCAG GCGTCAAAGATGCAAGTGataaaaaaattctagttgACATGTTATTCTGGGCAGTAGATAATCCTCCTCCTGCGAACTATTTGCTTATCTCCGGTGATCGTGACTTTTCCAATGCCCTCCATCAATTAAGAATGAGGAGATATAATATTCTTCTAGCGCAGCCACCAAATGTATCCCAAGCACTTGTAGCTGCTGCAAAGAGTGTGTGGCTCTGGAAAAATCTTCTGGCAGGAGGGCCACCATTGTCAGAGTCCCCTTACCCAAGTAAcgtattgaatgacaatttatCGGGTATGGAGGCATCAAAAAACAATATCCCAGATGCTGTGCAGACAACACAGACCATTGATCCTCCTGCTGCAAGCTCGCACTTGGGAAATCAAAGGAATTTTGGAAATGGAAAGGCTGATAACCGATACAAGGGGAAGCAAGTTAGAAGGAATGCGAGTGCAAGTCAAGCAAGTAGTAACACTCCAAAAACATCTAGCAATGAGAATAAGCTGCATCAATCTGGAACTGAAGGTCTCATGAATGGAACGCCCAATAATGGTATTCCGAAATGGACTAAGAAGCAGGCAAATCAAGCTTCCACTTCCATGACATCAAGTTTTGAAGTCAAGGAAGGTGTTCAGTTGAACCATCCAGGAAGTAGTTCTTTCCTACAGTCATCACTTCAAAAGCCATCCTCTGAATCTGGGTATTCTCATCAGACTGGGACAGTTCAGGTTAAGGACGCTCCTCATGAGTTCTTTAGAGCTAATAAGCCCAACACATCAAGTGCACCTACACCAGATTACAGTACACCATGTCCTGAATTCCCCATGAACAATGGGAAATACTTCCCAAACAATCATCAAACCTATCATCCTCAGCCATTAAGACCTAGTGATTTACTGCCTCCACAAACTAATATTACATCTGGGAATTTGTCTGCACCGAATTCTCAAAAGCACAGCTCTTATCCACCAACAAGCTGGACTAGCGGCCCACCATCTACTTCACCACAAACCTGGTCAAGTGGTTTGCCCTATGCTTCAGGACCTTCAGGGAATCTGCCAGATATTAATAGGCTTAATATGTCAGATTATCCTAGTAGTGTTCACCATAACACTCCATCTCATCAGCAAACCCCAGAACCAAGTATGACTTGTGTAATGGAGCGTCCTAATGCTCCACACCAAGGACAACCTTTCTATCCTGACTATATGCACATACCTCCGCCTATACCTGTCATGAACAGCAATGCATCCAACAATGCACGCTGGGGTACCCCAGGATGCGCTGCACCACCAATTGAGGTCCAGGGTCTCGTGGGAAACATTCTACGTGCCTTGCATATATTGAAAACTGAGAAAATGGCCCCAACAGAAGCTAATATAGCAGATTGCATTCACTATGGGGACATGAATATGCAACATTTTAATGCTAAGATGGCTCTTGACTATGCCGTCCAGTATCAATTTATCGTGATGCACAAGTTAGGTGGTAGCTTGCCATTCTATATCGTAAAGAATGATACATTATGGAAATGTGTGAATGTTATGGATGGTAATGCTAAGCATCCGAGAGGTACATGGGATGCAGTTCAAAAGTTTCTTTCTTCAAAAAATGGACGCTCTGCTCTGAGGTCCTCACAATGCAG GTATCAAGCTGCAATTATGCTAAAGCATCGATGCTTGAAACATCTTGTTTTGGGTGATATTCTTCAGATCTTGCATATCGTGATCACCGTGAAGAAATGGATCTTACCTCATTCTTCAGGTTGGCAACCTTTGTCTTTTAATGTATCAATTTCAGATACAAATGCAGATGGCGGTGCCAGTACCAATCCATGA